The genomic stretch CGATCTTCCGCATCCATCGAGACATCAGATTCAGTCCTGATAAAACTCCCTACAAGACCCATCTTGCTTTCTTTTTCTGGGATGGTCCGCGTAAGAAAAATGATAATCCGGGCTATTATCTGCAAATCGATGCACAGAAAGTATTCATCGGACTCGGTTTATATATTTTCCCAAAAGACATTCTCGAAACCTACCGGGAACTCATTGCCAAATCACGAGAAGCAGAGAAGCTACAAGCAATTCTCCAGCAGATCAGAGATAAAGGATACGGCGCAGGTGGTCA from Candidatus Cloacimonadota bacterium encodes the following:
- a CDS encoding DUF2461 domain-containing protein; the encoded protein is MEIFKGFDKKTLIFYRQLSSHNSREWFEKHRKEYDDFVLKPAQEFVMAMGEKLRELSPDIHAIPKVDKTIFRIHRDIRFSPDKTPYKTHLAFFFWDGPRKKNDNPGYYLQIDAQKVFIGLGLYIFPKDILETYRELIAKSREAEKLQAILQQIRDKGYGAGG